AAAGATAAATTCAACGTCCCAGAAACTTTTTTAGTATCTTCTTACAGTGAGGCAGCTGAAATAGTGAAGAGCAAAGAAGATAGAAAATTCATTGTAAAGCCCATCTTTGGGGCTGGGGGCAAGGGCATCAGAAGGTTTGAAGAAACAAATGAAAATACTGATTTTAGAGGTATGATGCTTCAAGAGTTTATCGAAGGCCAAAATGTAAGTGCATCGGTTTTATCAACAAGGAACGAAGCAAAGGCGATTTTTACAAGCAGACAGATACTTGGAGAAGATGGACTTGGGCAGCCTGATGAATTTGCATACTGTGGGAATATAGTTCCATTCACTGATGACTTGCAGGTTAAAAAAACAGCAGAAGATGCCATAATGGAGTTATCACTTTTAGGATCAAATGGGGTAGATATGATCCATACTGGAGAAGACATCTATGTTATAGAAGTTAACCCACGATTTCAGGGTACCTTTGAGTGTGCTGAAGAAGTGCTTGGAATTAACATGGTGGATGCCCATGTGAATGCGTGCAGCGGCACAATAATTGAAATACCCCAACCGAATAAATTCGCTGTTAAGATGGTTATTTTTGCAAAGAGGCGCTGTATTGCAGGAGATCTAGATTTTGATGGAGTATATGATATTCCTGAGCAAAATGTCA
This genomic window from Methanobacterium veterum contains:
- a CDS encoding ATP-grasp domain-containing protein — translated: MKNILVVGTNSRPVACSAKKMGNTIYSVDYFCTSDLVKCSDYLRCILNQIPYESCGHYIERFDPELLETYANEVVDDVDCILCSAGAMPDKFPESKVVGNKKIAHIENKYNLYNLLKDKFNVPETFLVSSYSEAAEIVKSKEDRKFIVKPIFGAGGKGIRRFEETNENTDFRGMMLQEFIEGQNVSASVLSTRNEAKAIFTSRQILGEDGLGQPDEFAYCGNIVPFTDDLQVKKTAEDAIMELSLLGSNGVDMIHTGEDIYVIEVNPRFQGTFECAEEVLGINMVDAHVNACSGTIIEIPQPNKFAVKMVIFAKRRCIAGDLDFDGVYDIPEQNVIIEKDEPAATVIASDESLEKAIYKAEKLVERVYNELEPFPEKILARNVSV